One genomic region from Cryptococcus deuterogattii R265 chromosome 7, complete sequence encodes:
- a CDS encoding chitin synthase 1 produces the protein MPSNQDVPLPFTSSRPLPTRQRTISRPGGTLKRNKTLTRPERHVAPAPLVAPPTQSFSPTSPLPLSDGLLNINWWRLWAYATTFWAPPALLGWFGIKEKQSRQAWREKIALCWIAVLLGAVVGFVTMGLQRALCPADQQNQSMYQRLGSTNMTLSISGWAFNISTSVTQSDVDFYALANQMPGQDITDLFTRSASDYPACTSSLAYATGTFCNSTSSTSKTSCVLSTLSQGTFDSLQIQNTSLLEGYSWDQVAELENYMVIDGYVLNMSPYLSSNPTAIEGDDVDSIIRHVLSNQTESGKDATRLFFNRQVPHDAVGCMKARYVAGRIDKITPGCFIASLFLYASLVVILAVVLARFAMACVFNWFLSEKLVKPVTERELGRKGINPTIMPEGANVSINNKLGAAPWAGGVEAAGGRGGRVGSGKKLVSGKKINPLSPLPSPPHSLPNAPLITLSQIGAELFTVCLVTCYSEGPSSIRGTLESVASTNYSDRRKLIWVVCDGMITGEGEKKSTPDVCVGMLDADGRFGNPVPMGYEAVGSGRKRENRAMVYAGHYVSKNGHRTPTIIVVKCGMPQEANEKKPGNRGKRDSQLILMNFFLRVTYNDRMTPLDFDLFRKIWTLMGVTPDYFEVVLMVDADTRIYPDSLKHLVNCMHHDNMIMGVCGETRIANKRQSWVTAIQVFEYFISHHHVKAFESVFGGVTCLPGCFSMYRIKARKDMDNDWVPILVKPEIVNEYSQCEVETLHQKNLLLLGEDRFLSTIMLRTFPRRKNIFLPQARCRTVAPDTFSVLLSQRRRWINSTVHNLMELVRVRDLCGTFCFSMQFVVFMDLVGTVVLPVAICLTFALIVNSIITPPKSFEEAIPLMLLAIVLGLPAILILITTRKAVYVAWMLVYLLALPIWNFVLPVYSFWHFDDFSWGETRRVEGEIRSKGHDDATAVFNGTTIPLRRWEDWERSRLRKLRREEKRRKEMERQFGARFHGDPGLGGDLRGVALGERPWARSEYDSDNGSLYSSEEDMWGGEVGGYNEHNPAFPPPPIALPPTDDSLSNTNGETLGMDEMAAILDSGFDDGPQSQSTYAPLSHPRPRAHQPPPSLSRTLANAPSPVHRHQHEYTAPQRRINLTDSPNFSSSPNSIHSSPHSAGTSGYTGGQYVSIDGQDKNDINAQMPHSGGSVSSSVESRPYGVGHAKKRSGGGPGLGAGLGVRSGGYGPLGPLADVDEAGMAQMRGHGGAGKNR, from the exons ATGCCTTCAAATCAAGATGTACCACTTCCATTCACTTCATCACGTCCGTTACCTACCCGTCAACGGACCATATCTCGCCCAGGAGGCACCCTCAAACGAAATAAAACTCTCACTCGACCAGAACGACACGTTGCCCCCGCACCTCTTGTCGCCCCTCCTACACAATCATTCTCCCCCACATCGCCTTTACCTCTATCAGACGGTCTTCTTAATATTAACTGGTGGAGGTTATGGGCATACGCAACAACGTTTTGGGCTCCGCCGGCATTGTTGGGATGGTTTGGgatcaaggaaaagcaaagcAGACAAGcgtggagagagaagattgcgTTGTGTTGGATAGCAGTGCTTCTGGGTGCGGTGGTAGGGTTTGTGACGATGGGTTTACAGCGGGCACTGTGCCCTGCTGATCAGCAGAATCAGAGCATGTATCAGCGTCTGGGTAGTACCAATA TGACTCTGAGTATATCCGGCTGGGCATTCAACATTTCAACCTCAGTTACGCAATCCGATGTCGATTTTTACGCCCTCGCAAACCAAATGCCCGGTCAAGATATCACCGACCTTTTTACTCGAAGCGCCTCTGACTATCCGGCATGTACATCTTCTTTAGCATACGCCACGGGTACCTTTTGCAACTCTACTTCATCAACCAGTAAGACAAGCTGTGTACTATCTACTTTGTCTCAAGGGACATTCGATAGTCTTCAAATCCAAAATACGTCGCTCTTAGAAGGCTACAGCTGGGACCAAGTCGCTGAACTCGAAAATTACATGGTCATCGACGGTTACGTCCTCAACATGTCTCCTTACCTCTCGTCCAACCCTACCGCCATAGAGGGAGACGATGTCGATAGTATTATCCGTCACGTCCTCAGTAACCAAACGGAATCAGGTAAAGACGCTActcgtctcttcttcaaccgcCAAGTCCCGCATGACGCTGTTGGCTGTATGAAGGCCCGTTATGTCGCCGGTCGAATCGATAAAATCACCCCGGGGTGTTTCATCGCCAGCCTTTTTCTGTACGCATCACTTGTGGTGATCCTGGCAGTGGTGTTGGCGAGATTTGCGATGGCATGTGTGTTTAATTGGTTTTTATCGGAGAAGTTGGTTAAGCCGGTCACGGAAAGGGAGCtagggagaaaaggaataAATCCAACGATCATGCCGGAGGGAGCGAACGTTAGCATAAATAATAAGTTAGGGGCTGCTCCCTGGGCTGGGGGAGTGGAGGCGGctggagggagaggaggaagggtggGATCAGGCAAAAAACTCGTGAGCGGTAAAAAGATCAACCCACTTAGTcccctcccttcccctccccattccttACCTAACGCCCCACTCATCACCCTCTCCCAAATCGGTGCCGAACTATTCACAGTCTGCCTCGTCACTTGCTACTCTGAAGGTCCTTCCTCTATCCGTGGCACCCTGGAGTCCGTCGCCTCCACCAATTACTCGGACAGGCGCAAGCTGATATGGGTGGTGTGTGATGGGATGATCAcaggagagggagagaagaagagtacgCCGGATGTGTGCGTGGGGATGTTGGATGCAGACGGGAGATTTGGAAATCCAGTGCCAATGGGGTATGAGGCGGTGGGCAGCgggcggaagagagagaataGAGCAATGGTTTATGCTGGGCATTATG TATCCAAAAACGGCCATCGCACGCCAACCATCATAGTCGTCAAATGCGGCATGCCTCAAGAAGCCAACGAGAAGAAACCAGGCAACAGAGGAAAACGGGATTCACAACTCATTCTCATGAATTTTTTCCTGAGGGTCACGTATAATGATAGGATGACACCTCTAGATTTTGATCTGTTTAGAAAGATTTGGACACTGATGGGTGTGACGCCGGATTATTTCGAGGTCGTTTTAATG GTTGATGCAGATACCCGAATTTACCCCGATTCACTGAAGCACCTCGTGAACTGCATGCATCATGACAACATGATCATGGGCGTCTGCGGCGAAACCCGGATAGCGAACAAACGTCAATCATGGGTTACCGCCATCCAAGTATTCGAGTACTTCATCTCGCACCATCATGTAAAGGCTTTCGAATCTGTATTCGGTGGTGTCACCTGCCTACCGGGATGTTTTAGTATGTACCGGATCAAAGCCCGGAAAGATATGGATAATGATTGGGTACCGATCCTGGTCAAGCCTGAGATTGTGAATGAGTACTCGCAGTGCGAGGTGGAgactcttcatcagaaAAACTTGTTACTCCTAGGTGAAGACCGTTTTCTGTCGACCATCATGCTCCGCACGTTTCCCCGCCGAAAAAACATTTTTCTTCCGCAAGCGAGATGTCGTACCGTGGCGCCAGATACGTTCTCagtccttctttcccagcGTCGAAGATGGATTAACTCCACCGTTCACAACCTCATGGAACTCGTCCGCGTCCGCGATCTATGTGGCACGTTTTGCTTCTCGATGCAGTTCGTCGTCTTTATGGACCTTGTAGGGACGGTCGTATTGCCCGTAGCGATCTGCCTTACGTTTGCACTCATTGTAAATTCGATCATCACGCCGCCGAAATCatttgaagaagcgatCCCGTTGATGTTGTTGGCGATCGTGTTGGGCTTGCCGGCgattttgattttgatcACAACAAGAAAAGCGGTATACGTGGCATGGATGCTGGTTTATCTCTTGGCGTTGCCGATATGGAATTTCGTTTTGCCGGTGTACTCGTTCTGGCATTTTGATGATTTTTCGTGGGGAGAAACTCG TCGAGTTGAAGGCGAAATCCGATCCAAGGGGCACGATGACGCCACCGCCGTGTTTAACGGCACAACCATCCCACTTCGCCGATGGGAAGATTGGGAGAGATCACGACTTCGCAAACTTCGccgagaggagaaaaggaggaaggagatggagaggcaGTTTGGAGCCCGGTTCCATGGAGATCCTGGGCTCGGTGGGGATCTTCGCGGGGTGGCATTGGGGGAAAGACCATGGGCGAGGAGCGAATATGATAGTGATAATGGGAGTTTGTATAGTAGTGAGGAAGATATGTGGGGCGGAGAAGTCGGTGGG TACAATGAGCATAACCCCGCATTCCCTCCGCCACCTATAGCGCTTCCTCCTACCGACGATTCTTTGAGCAATACCAATGGCGAGACCCttgggatggatgagatggcTGCTATCCTCGACTCTGGTTTTGACGACGGTCCTCAATCGCAATCAACATATGctcctctctcccatcctcgCCCCCGGGCACACCAGCCACCGCCATCTTTATCCCGTACGCTTGCCAATGCCCCTTCGCCTGTACACAGACACCAACACGAATACACTGCTCCTCAGCGTCGTATCAACCTTACAGATTCTCCCAACTTTAGTTCCAGTCCTAATTCCATCCACTCTAGTCCTCATTCTGCCGGCACCAGTGGCTATACGGGCGGCCAATATGTCTCAATAGACGGGCAAGACAAGAACGATATAAATGCACAGATGCCACACAGTGGCGGAAGTGTAAGTTCCAGTGTGGAAAGTAGGCCGTATGGAGTCGGGCAtgcgaagaaaaggagcgGTGGTGGACCCGGACTTGGAGCAGGGCTAGGCGTGAGGAGCGGAGGATATGGGCCCCTTGGGCCATTGGCGGATGTAGATGAAGCTGGGATGGCGCAAATGAGAGGTCATGGCGGAGCAGGAAAGAATAGATAG
- a CDS encoding cytoplasmic protein: MPESPRISSSAFDLDESASTNANDNLDVLDTIDLNDNDSSIDPWKASEASTSAPSPSRGTSYTAFSHSSSHQELSNDTTDPEETDFSAISTGTTAKTSLPVHWVNNGEIPTVLGIAVVDFNHLIGPTVEYTFPPSLQNALSVDENLMKELPFLALPDGAHLSEEDYSYFHCTFSPSNDHSQQHNAETNIPINQTLFGISCNRQLASSELHHRPSDVTRSMVQKAVVVIASHPIFGVIRDRLGVVTRAYFAQRDFGETTILEDFYTSLETSLEGKSGEEAIYMGTSLRDLVHKFRHRTLVLLKMLMLQKRVMLFGYPVEKLCTYQYSLVSLIPGLLLNLRDSGSPALDQKTSKVRPTSLRTSDRTSLLRFMGLPLRIFSHDAFFQPYMPLQQMDMLAAKSWLVGTTNQIVTQQRECRYDLLVNIDNNTFTFPDPKLERVVGLTPADRRWMDDVVQTVEETWGLSEGERPSYRGSDDDLRARFEEYILSALSSIKYSNYLSQTNPNSSPLSTPLSNIPSSSSINTLNTMNQDPNQQGLVTAGSGGTKEGAEAIRDFGEGWVGVFRGTKVYEIWNGSTDETLFDIHEPRHPCEGKVNVVSDLSLRISEGLHDLRLDEQLGPTRDALSSAFSAGSSSLFRAFDGVRSEVSNRLREREEAAAAARARQSVNSNTDSFTNRTQTLFSSTPTTFTTNTSPAQAQAQAQPIENIRVTLGGIGSGIGGFFSSRISSFKNPSPTPTTPKGLRPMSLSSSASTGSLKGMARLNTPERQGK, translated from the exons ATGCCAGAATCTCCTCGTATATCCTCTTCAGCCTTCGATCTTGATGAATCTGCAAGCACAAACGCAAACGACAACCTTGACGTTCTAGACACCATAGATCTCAACGACAACGACTCCTCCATCGATCCGTGGAAAGCATCCGAAGCGAGTACATCTgcaccttcaccttcccgCGGAACCTCCTATACCGCTTTTtcccattcatcttcacacCAAGAATTGTCGAATGATACAACCGATCCAGAAGAGACGGACTTTTCTGCCATTTCAACAGGGACAACCGCCAAGACGTCCTTGCCGGTACATTGGGTTAACAACGGTGAGATACCGACAGTTTTAGGTATTGCGGTAGTGGATTTCAACCACTTG ATCGGCCCCACAGTCGAATACACTTTTCCGCCTTCCCTACAGAACGCTCTATCTGTTGATGAAAACCTGATGAAGGAGCTACCCTTCTTGGCTCTACCGGACGGCGCCCATCTAAGTGAAGAGGATTACTCTTACTTT CATTGCACATTCTCGCCCTCCAATGATCACTCTCAACAGCATAATGCAGAGACTAACATTCCTATCAATCAAACTCTCTTTGGTATCTC GTGCAATCGCCAGCTCGCCTCCTCCGAGCTCCACCATCGTCCCTCTGACGTTACCAGGAGCATGGTCCAAAAAGCCGTCGTCGTCATTGCCAGTCACCCTATCTTT GGCGTGATAAGAGATAGGCTAGGCGTCGTTACGCGCGCCTACTTCGCTCAACGCGATTTCGGCGAAACTACGATCTTGGAAGACTTCTACACTTCTCTTGAGACAAGTCTGGAAGGCAAAAGCGGGGAGGAAGCTATTTATATGG GAACAAGCTTGAGAGATTTAGTGCATAAATTCAGGCATCGGACACTTGTTTTGCTCAAGATGCTTATGCTTCAAAAACGA GTCATGTTATTCGGTTACCCAGTGGAGAAACTTTGCACGTACCAATACTCCCTTGTCTCCCTTATCCCTG GACTCCTCTTAAATTTACGCGATTCCGGATCGCCTGCCCTGGACCAGAAGACAAGTAAAGTGAGACCAACATCTTTGAGAACGAGTGATAGAACGAGTTTATTGAGGTTCATGGGTTTAC CGCTAAGAATTTTTTCCCACGACGCATTCTTCCAACCGTACATGCCTCTACAGCAGATGGATATGCTTGCCGCTAAAAGCTGGTTGGTTGGTACAACGAACCAGATTGTTACACAACAAAGGGAGTGTAGATATGATTTACTGGTCAAT ATTGATAACAACACATTCACCTTCCCCGACCCGAAACTCGAGAGGGTGGTAGGACTTACGCCGGCTGATAGGAggtggatggatgatgtggTGCAGACAGTTGAAGAGACTTGGGGTCTG TCGGAAGGTGAACGTCCATC GTATCGAGGCAGTGATGACGATCTTCGAGCACGTTTCGAAGAGTACATTCTCTCAGCACTGTCGTCTATCAAATACTCCAATTACCTTTCCCAGACAAATCCCAACTCTTCACCTTTATCCACGCCTTTGTCAAAcatcccctcctcttcctccatcaatACTCTCAATACGATGAACCAAGATCCCAATCAACAGGGGTTAGTGACAGCTGGGTCGGGAGGAACTAAAGAAGGGGCCGAGGCGATTAGGGATTTTGGAGAGGGGTGGGTGGGCGTGTTTAGGGGGACAAAGGTTTATGAGATTTGGAATGGGTCGACGGATGAGACATTGTTTGATATCCATGAGCCTCG ACATCCATGTGAAGGGAAGGTCAACGTCGTTTCAGATTTAAGTCTCCGAATATCGG AAGGACTACACGACCTTCGCCTCGATGAGCAACTAGGTCCTACCCGGGACGCTTTATCCTCTGCTTTCTCCGCCGGCTCGTCGTCCTTATTCAGGGCATTTGATGGTGTGAGGTCGGAGGTTTCAAACAGGTTACgcgaaagagaggaggCAGCTGCGGCTGCACGAGCAAGACAGTCGGTGAATAGCAATACTGATTCTTTCACAAACCGAACGCAAACACTATTCTCATCAACACCAACCACATTCACTACCAACACGTCCCCCgcccaagctcaagccCAGGCGCAACCCATTGAGAACATCCGCGTGACATTAGGGGGGATTGGATCAGGTATTGGTGGATTCTTCAGCTCTCGTATCTCGAGCTTTAAAAATCCTTCGCCCACTCCGACGACGCCGAAAGGTCTGCGACCGATGAGTTTAAGTTCGAGTGCTAGCACAGGGAGTTTAAAAGGAATGGCGAGGCTGAATACGCCGGAAAGACAAGGGAAGTGA